In Nomia melanderi isolate GNS246 chromosome 5, iyNomMela1, whole genome shotgun sequence, a single genomic region encodes these proteins:
- the LOC116424413 gene encoding WD repeat domain phosphoinositide-interacting protein 4 isoform X3: MAAERNILSLRFNQDQGGGTRPKFAENTVLIYDDLSKKFVMEVTFTSPIKAVRLRRDKMVVALQREIHVFSFPMPTRRLLTLETRDNPKGLIEVATLATAQKQLLVFPGHKQGSVQMVDLGATEVGSSSAPATLAAHQGALACLAVNSSGTMIATASSQGTLVRVWDSIRRHLLVELRRGADSATLYCITFSRDSEFLCASSDKGTVHIFALKDTQLNRRSTFSKMGFLGNYVESQWALATFTVPPECACVCAFGTRSSVIAICMDGTFHKYVFTTDGNCNREAFDVFLDVCDHDDF, encoded by the exons ATGGCTGCGGAAAGAAATATTCTTAGTTTACGATTTAATCAGGATCAAG GTGGTGGTACAAGACCCAAGTTTGCAGAGAATACAGTACTTATTTACGATGACTTGTCTAAAAAGTTTGTAATGGAAGTTACATTCACTAGCCCTATTAAAGCTGTTAGATTACGCAGAGACAA aaTGGTGGTGGCACTGCAACGAGAAATACATGTCTTTTCATTTCCTATGCCAACAAGAAGATTATTAACATTAGAGACAAGGGACAATCCAAAGGGATTGATTGAAGTTGCTACATTAGCTACCGCACAGAAGCAGCTTCTTGTTTTTCCTGGTCATAAGCAAGGCAGCGTACAAATGGTTGATCTTGGTGCTACAGAAGTCGGCAGTTCTAGTGCTCCAGCAACTCTAGCAGCACATCAA GGTGCATTGGCTTGTCTCGCAGTTAATAGCAGTGGAACTATGATTGCAACTGCTTCCTCACAAGGTACACTAGTTAGAGTGTGGGATAGTATACGTAGACATTTATTAGTGGAATTGAGGAGAGGTGCTGATTCTGCTACACTTTACTG CATTACGTTTAGTAGAGATTCAGAGTTTTTATGCGCTTCCAGTGACAAAGGAACTGTACATATATTCGCGTTAAAAGACACTCAATTAAATCGCAGATCTAC TTTCTCAAAAATGGGATTTTTGGGAAATTATGTTGAAAGTCAGTGGGCACTGGCCACTTTCACTGTACCACCAGAATGTGCTTGTGTATGCGCATTTGGTACAAGGAGTTCTGTTATAG cgATTTGTATGGATGGAACATTTCATAAATATGTTTTCACTACTGATGGAAACTGTAATCGTGAGGCATTTGACGTCTTCCTCGATGTTTGTGATCATGATGACTTTTAA
- the LOC116424413 gene encoding WD repeat domain phosphoinositide-interacting protein 4 isoform X1, which translates to MAAERNILSLRFNQDQGCFTCCMESGLRVYNVEPLVEKAHWENDVMGSIVIAEMLWRTNIIAIVGGGTRPKFAENTVLIYDDLSKKFVMEVTFTSPIKAVRLRRDKMVVALQREIHVFSFPMPTRRLLTLETRDNPKGLIEVATLATAQKQLLVFPGHKQGSVQMVDLGATEVGSSSAPATLAAHQGALACLAVNSSGTMIATASSQGTLVRVWDSIRRHLLVELRRGADSATLYCITFSRDSEFLCASSDKGTVHIFALKDTQLNRRSTFSKMGFLGNYVESQWALATFTVPPECACVCAFGTRSSVIAICMDGTFHKYVFTTDGNCNREAFDVFLDVCDHDDF; encoded by the exons ATGGCTGCGGAAAGAAATATTCTTAGTTTACGATTTAATCAGGATCAAG gTTGTTTCACGTGTTGTATGGAATCTGGGCTTAGGGTGTACAATGTAGAACCATTAGTTGAGAAAGCACATTGGGAGAATGATGTCATGGGGAGTATAGTCATCGCAGAAATGTTATGGAGAACAAATATCATTGCAATTGTAGGTGGTGGTACAAGACCCAAGTTTGCAGAGAATACAGTACTTATTTACGATGACTTGTCTAAAAAGTTTGTAATGGAAGTTACATTCACTAGCCCTATTAAAGCTGTTAGATTACGCAGAGACAA aaTGGTGGTGGCACTGCAACGAGAAATACATGTCTTTTCATTTCCTATGCCAACAAGAAGATTATTAACATTAGAGACAAGGGACAATCCAAAGGGATTGATTGAAGTTGCTACATTAGCTACCGCACAGAAGCAGCTTCTTGTTTTTCCTGGTCATAAGCAAGGCAGCGTACAAATGGTTGATCTTGGTGCTACAGAAGTCGGCAGTTCTAGTGCTCCAGCAACTCTAGCAGCACATCAA GGTGCATTGGCTTGTCTCGCAGTTAATAGCAGTGGAACTATGATTGCAACTGCTTCCTCACAAGGTACACTAGTTAGAGTGTGGGATAGTATACGTAGACATTTATTAGTGGAATTGAGGAGAGGTGCTGATTCTGCTACACTTTACTG CATTACGTTTAGTAGAGATTCAGAGTTTTTATGCGCTTCCAGTGACAAAGGAACTGTACATATATTCGCGTTAAAAGACACTCAATTAAATCGCAGATCTAC TTTCTCAAAAATGGGATTTTTGGGAAATTATGTTGAAAGTCAGTGGGCACTGGCCACTTTCACTGTACCACCAGAATGTGCTTGTGTATGCGCATTTGGTACAAGGAGTTCTGTTATAG cgATTTGTATGGATGGAACATTTCATAAATATGTTTTCACTACTGATGGAAACTGTAATCGTGAGGCATTTGACGTCTTCCTCGATGTTTGTGATCATGATGACTTTTAA
- the LOC116424413 gene encoding WD repeat domain phosphoinositide-interacting protein 4 isoform X2 yields the protein MESGLRVYNVEPLVEKAHWENDVMGSIVIAEMLWRTNIIAIVGGGTRPKFAENTVLIYDDLSKKFVMEVTFTSPIKAVRLRRDKMVVALQREIHVFSFPMPTRRLLTLETRDNPKGLIEVATLATAQKQLLVFPGHKQGSVQMVDLGATEVGSSSAPATLAAHQGALACLAVNSSGTMIATASSQGTLVRVWDSIRRHLLVELRRGADSATLYCITFSRDSEFLCASSDKGTVHIFALKDTQLNRRSTFSKMGFLGNYVESQWALATFTVPPECACVCAFGTRSSVIAICMDGTFHKYVFTTDGNCNREAFDVFLDVCDHDDF from the exons ATGGAATCTGGGCTTAGGGTGTACAATGTAGAACCATTAGTTGAGAAAGCACATTGGGAGAATGATGTCATGGGGAGTATAGTCATCGCAGAAATGTTATGGAGAACAAATATCATTGCAATTGTAGGTGGTGGTACAAGACCCAAGTTTGCAGAGAATACAGTACTTATTTACGATGACTTGTCTAAAAAGTTTGTAATGGAAGTTACATTCACTAGCCCTATTAAAGCTGTTAGATTACGCAGAGACAA aaTGGTGGTGGCACTGCAACGAGAAATACATGTCTTTTCATTTCCTATGCCAACAAGAAGATTATTAACATTAGAGACAAGGGACAATCCAAAGGGATTGATTGAAGTTGCTACATTAGCTACCGCACAGAAGCAGCTTCTTGTTTTTCCTGGTCATAAGCAAGGCAGCGTACAAATGGTTGATCTTGGTGCTACAGAAGTCGGCAGTTCTAGTGCTCCAGCAACTCTAGCAGCACATCAA GGTGCATTGGCTTGTCTCGCAGTTAATAGCAGTGGAACTATGATTGCAACTGCTTCCTCACAAGGTACACTAGTTAGAGTGTGGGATAGTATACGTAGACATTTATTAGTGGAATTGAGGAGAGGTGCTGATTCTGCTACACTTTACTG CATTACGTTTAGTAGAGATTCAGAGTTTTTATGCGCTTCCAGTGACAAAGGAACTGTACATATATTCGCGTTAAAAGACACTCAATTAAATCGCAGATCTAC TTTCTCAAAAATGGGATTTTTGGGAAATTATGTTGAAAGTCAGTGGGCACTGGCCACTTTCACTGTACCACCAGAATGTGCTTGTGTATGCGCATTTGGTACAAGGAGTTCTGTTATAG cgATTTGTATGGATGGAACATTTCATAAATATGTTTTCACTACTGATGGAAACTGTAATCGTGAGGCATTTGACGTCTTCCTCGATGTTTGTGATCATGATGACTTTTAA
- the LOC116424435 gene encoding uncharacterized protein LOC116424435, with product MALRPAVRNSLVIGGIVAMIGTHFYMNIFQPVMNPEMYNQMREQTQAYYEGRRKT from the exons ATGGCACTAAGACCTGCTGTACGAAATAGTTTAGTTATTGGAGGTATAGTGGCAATGATCGGAacacatttttatatgaatatattccAACCCGTGATGAATCCAGAAATGTATA ATCAGATGCGAGAACAGACACAAGCATATTATGAAGGTAGAAGGAAGACATAA
- the PIG-U gene encoding phosphatidylinositol glycan anchor biosynthesis class U has translation MSKQWMSNFILAGTIRYLLMNSGYQKVISDCVEVSTALNSWKRVTEGVHLYNFGVDPYIGDLFHETPIGLYVFDIILQYLPQWSLFFLFIFTDLLTALLLSFTAKQYAVELASRNEQEKTPDQCTENQNDSSTISTSMMYVSAAYLFNPYIILNCVGHTTTVFTNLLCSIALISMTKYSIFWSCLSISLLTLQGLYPISLMVPATIYIVQSKNTVHRKNIIISIIVVFASILTILFCISYYIMGSWSFIWSTTGFILTVPDLRPNIGLYWYFFTEMFEHFRWLFIASFQINVGLLYIVPLALRLRHDPMLLAFSYLAIAAIFKSYPCIGDVGFYISLLPLWKHLFQYTQQRFVVGCFMLFCTVFAPTVWYQWIYSRSANANFYFGVTLAFAIAQIFLLTDILFASVKHEFAIRHGINKDVTGSKAKLLLE, from the exons atgtcgaaaCAATGGATGTCAAATTTCATATTAGCTGGTACTATTAGATATTTATTGATGAATTCTGGATATCAAAAAGTTATTAGCGATTGTGTGGAAGTATCAACAGCGTTAAACTCTTGGAAAAGAG tGACTGAAGGTGTTCATTTGTATAACTTCGGTGTAGATCCTTATATTGGAGATTTGTTTCATGAAACTCCTATTGGTTTATATGTTTTTGATATCATTCTACAATATTTACCACAATGGagtttatttttcttgttcatCTTTACTGATTTATTAACAGCTTTACTTCTTTCATTTACTGCCAAACAGTATGCAGTTGAATTG GCCTCTAGAAATGAACAAGAAAAGACGCCTGATCAATGCACAGAAAATCAAAATGATTCTTCTACAATTTCTACTTCCATGATGTATGTCTCAGCGGCGTATTTATTTAATccatacataatattaaattgtgttGGACATACAACAACAGTATTCACTAATTTATTGTGCTCCATAGCATTGATTTCAATGACAAAGTATTCTATATTCTGGAGCTGTTTGTCAATTTCGTTATTGACTTTACAAGGATTATATCCTATTTCGCTTATGGTACCAGCAACTATTTACATAGTTCAGTCAAAGAATACAGTACACAGAAAGAATatcattatttctattattgtgGTGTTCGCGAGCATATTAACAATTTTGTTCTGCATTTCTTATTACATCATGGGAAGTTGGTCATTTATTTGGAGTACAACTGGCTTTATTTTAACAGTTCCTGATTTACGTCCTAACATAGGACTGTATTGGTACTTCTTTACAGAAATGTTTGAGCATTTTAGATGGCTATTCATTgcttcatttcaaataaatgttgGATTATTGTATATAGTACCATTAGCATTAAGATTACGACATGATCCAATGCTATTAGCATTTTCTTATTTAGCAATTGCTGCCATATTTAAGTCTTATCCTTGCATTGGAGATGTTggattttatatatctttattgcCACTTTGGAAACATCTATTTCAGT ATACCCAACAAAGATTCGTTGTGGGTTGTTTCATGTTATTCTGCACAGTTTTTGCGCCCACTGTTTGGTACCAATGGATTTATTCCAGATCAGCGAATGCGAATTTCTACTTCGGAGTAACGCTGGCATTCGCAATTGCACAAATCTTTTTACTAACAGACATTTTATTTGCGAGCGTGAAACATGAATTTGCAATACGTCACGGTATTAATAAGGATGTTACTGGAAGTAAGGCGAAATTACTTTTAGAATAA